The following are from one region of the Paenibacillus sabinae T27 genome:
- a CDS encoding TrkH family potassium uptake protein: MANLSYGGLRLTPPKILSLGFILLIAVGTVLLSLPVSSAGGDISWIDALFMATSATCVTGLAVIDTGTGLTTFGQIVLLVLFQFGGLGFVTMATLITLVLNKRISLKDRLLLQETMNQNSMQGIVRLIRRVLIYSLVIQFAGAVALTLRFLEEMPAGKAVYYGIFHSISIFNNAGFDLFGDVHGPFSGLTRYVEDPVVNITAMLLIFLGGIGFIVLSDVVDFRKRKRLTLHSKVVLSTSLILIGAGAALFFWLELFHTLKPLHFGGKVMASFLQALTPRSGGITTLDIYQLRESTQFLIILLMFIGAAPGSTGGGIKVTTFALLIAAVYSRVRGREDVVLFRHRLSKENVYRAITMTLLSLLLVIISTMLLSITEEADFLAVMFEAVSAFGTSGLSMGLTAELSAAGKILIILLMFMGRIGPLTLAYALRPNRGKELYRHPEGHIMIG; this comes from the coding sequence ATGGCCAATTTATCCTATGGCGGGCTGCGTCTGACTCCGCCCAAAATCTTGTCCCTCGGTTTTATCCTTCTTATTGCCGTAGGCACCGTGCTGCTGTCCCTTCCCGTTTCATCTGCAGGAGGCGATATCTCATGGATTGATGCGCTGTTTATGGCCACCTCGGCGACATGCGTGACCGGGCTGGCCGTTATCGATACCGGGACGGGACTGACGACCTTTGGCCAGATTGTGCTGCTCGTGCTGTTCCAGTTCGGCGGCCTCGGGTTCGTCACAATGGCTACGCTGATTACGCTCGTACTTAACAAGAGGATCTCGCTAAAAGACAGATTGCTCCTCCAGGAGACGATGAACCAGAACTCGATGCAAGGCATTGTTCGCCTGATCCGCCGGGTTCTGATTTATTCGCTCGTAATCCAGTTTGCCGGCGCTGTGGCGCTGACGCTTCGCTTTCTGGAGGAAATGCCTGCCGGGAAAGCGGTATATTACGGCATCTTCCACAGTATTTCCATTTTTAACAATGCTGGCTTCGACCTGTTCGGCGATGTTCACGGGCCGTTCAGCGGACTGACGAGGTATGTGGAAGATCCTGTCGTTAACATCACGGCCATGCTGCTTATTTTTCTTGGCGGTATCGGCTTTATCGTATTGTCCGACGTTGTCGATTTCCGTAAGCGCAAAAGGCTGACCCTTCATTCCAAGGTGGTGCTGTCGACATCCCTAATTCTGATCGGTGCCGGTGCCGCGTTATTTTTCTGGCTGGAGCTGTTCCATACGCTGAAACCGCTGCATTTCGGGGGTAAAGTGATGGCCTCCTTCTTGCAAGCCTTGACCCCGCGATCCGGCGGTATTACGACCCTGGATATTTATCAGCTCCGGGAATCCACGCAGTTTCTGATCATCCTGCTGATGTTCATCGGAGCGGCACCGGGCTCGACCGGCGGAGGGATCAAGGTGACGACGTTTGCTCTGCTCATTGCCGCCGTATACTCTCGGGTTCGCGGCAGAGAAGATGTGGTGCTGTTCCGCCATCGTCTGTCCAAGGAGAACGTCTACCGGGCCATAACAATGACGCTGCTCTCTCTGCTGCTTGTTATCATTTCAACGATGCTGCTGTCCATTACCGAGGAAGCGGATTTCCTTGCCGTCATGTTTGAGGCGGTCTCCGCGTTCGGTACCTCGGGGCTTTCAATGGGACTAACCGCAGAGCTGAGCGCTGCCGGAAAAATCCTCATCATCCTCCTCATGTTCATGGGACGGATCGGCCCTCTTACGCTGGCTTATGCTCTCAGGCCAAACCGGGGGAAGGAGCTGTACCGCCACCCTGAAGGCCATATTATGATCGGATAA
- a CDS encoding VOC family protein — protein MNSPILSQIGGVFIPVSDIERSKEWYCRLLGLPTHDEILFGHMFVIPETSPAIVLDSRIYTSECVLNTPLFHLNTEDIDAAYDFVRQSGAEVLTDIEHDHWFNFKDPDGNVLMVCRS, from the coding sequence GTGAACAGTCCCATCCTGAGTCAGATTGGTGGCGTTTTTATTCCGGTCAGTGATATTGAAAGATCGAAAGAGTGGTATTGCCGTCTGCTAGGATTGCCAACACATGATGAAATTCTGTTCGGACACATGTTCGTTATTCCAGAGACCAGCCCGGCCATTGTGCTGGACAGCAGAATTTACACCAGCGAATGTGTTCTGAATACACCGTTATTTCACCTGAACACGGAGGATATCGACGCCGCTTATGATTTTGTGAGGCAGAGCGGAGCCGAAGTATTGACCGATATCGAGCATGACCATTGGTTTAACTTCAAAGATCCGGACGGAAATGTGCTGATGGTCTGCCGCTCCTAG
- a CDS encoding GNAT family N-acetyltransferase, with amino-acid sequence MKEDRCLIREALPEDARRIEELYRLLLQGNTDIEVHPGRIRQIFSNPDSFLYVYEENRLIAGTVHLHFCMDALSGARPFAVVERVIVAPEMRGRGIGAALMRHAEKAAAARNALKIMLSSAARREEAHRFYASLGYDGEGSKLFKKYL; translated from the coding sequence GTGAAGGAAGACCGTTGTTTGATTAGAGAAGCCCTGCCGGAGGATGCCCGCCGGATTGAGGAGTTGTACCGGCTGCTGCTTCAAGGCAATACAGATATTGAGGTTCACCCAGGCCGCATACGGCAAATATTTTCGAATCCGGACAGTTTCTTGTATGTATACGAGGAGAATCGATTGATCGCCGGTACGGTGCATTTGCACTTTTGCATGGATGCGCTTAGCGGAGCCCGTCCTTTTGCTGTTGTCGAAAGAGTCATTGTAGCTCCCGAAATGCGGGGAAGAGGCATAGGCGCAGCTTTAATGAGACATGCCGAGAAAGCGGCAGCAGCCAGAAATGCGCTCAAAATCATGCTGTCCAGCGCGGCCCGCAGGGAGGAAGCGCACCGCTTCTACGCCTCTCTTGGCTATGACGGAGAAGGAAGCAAACTGTTTAAAAAATACCTTTAG
- a CDS encoding GNAT family N-acetyltransferase has product MDVTLRELVPGDAEELLRLQHTLDEETAFMMLEPGERQSSVQQVAEMIQSFAESAASILIGATADGQLGGYVAAKGGGANRNRHSAYIVIGVQKCCQGKGVGSALLRELDAWARKNGIVRLELTVMKHNERAIALYTKSGFSVEGTKMKSLKVNGEWVDEYYMSKIIEA; this is encoded by the coding sequence GTGGATGTTACTTTAAGGGAACTGGTTCCCGGCGACGCCGAGGAACTTCTTCGCCTGCAGCATACGCTGGACGAAGAAACCGCCTTTATGATGCTCGAACCGGGCGAACGGCAATCCAGTGTGCAGCAGGTTGCGGAGATGATCCAAAGCTTTGCCGAATCGGCGGCGTCCATCCTGATCGGTGCGACAGCAGACGGACAGCTTGGGGGTTATGTGGCTGCCAAAGGAGGAGGGGCAAACCGTAACCGCCATAGCGCTTATATCGTTATCGGGGTGCAGAAGTGCTGTCAGGGTAAGGGCGTGGGTAGCGCTCTGCTGCGCGAACTGGATGCGTGGGCCAGGAAGAACGGGATCGTCCGTCTGGAGCTCACGGTCATGAAACATAACGAGCGGGCCATTGCCTTGTACACCAAGAGCGGCTTTTCCGTTGAAGGAACCAAAATGAAGTCGCTTAAAGTAAACGGCGAATGGGTAGATGAATACTATATGAGTAAAATTATCGAGGCTTAA
- a CDS encoding hemolysin family protein, which yields MGIGLSLTLVAVLIFLTAFFVATEFAVVRLRGSRISQMVLEGRKNALAVQQVAANLDGYLSACQLGITITALGIGALAEPAFDRLLAPLFHLAGVGAELSHVLSFVLAFFIATFLHVVIGELAPKTAAINKAEEISLLTAKPIIWFYRILYPMIWLLNGSANLIVRLFGMKPASEHEDAHSEEEIRLILSESYESGKINKAEYGYVNRIFAFDEMLARDIMVPRTDMVCLFTNYSLQENLNIIRKEQYTRFPVAEGNKDNIIGMINTKQMYLEYDSNPGFNFKDLIHPLLTVSEVTPVKTLLTRMQKERVHIALLLDEYGGTSGLITIEDILEEIVGEIRDEFDADELKNVEKLGEDRYMVDGKVSLPELRLLTGVDLEDEEVTTIGGWVYSHLEEPAVGKEIVHGQDTFIIREMNRHRVRKVEIELGTGECRDIPEQSLT from the coding sequence ATGGGTATAGGACTAAGTTTGACGTTGGTGGCCGTTTTGATTTTTTTGACCGCTTTTTTTGTAGCTACAGAATTTGCAGTGGTGAGACTCCGGGGAAGCCGGATCAGCCAAATGGTGCTTGAAGGGCGCAAAAATGCGCTTGCCGTTCAACAGGTTGCCGCCAATCTTGACGGCTATTTATCCGCCTGCCAGCTTGGCATCACCATTACCGCACTGGGCATTGGCGCCCTTGCGGAACCGGCCTTTGACCGCTTGCTCGCCCCCCTCTTTCACCTGGCCGGCGTCGGAGCAGAATTAAGCCATGTTCTGTCGTTCGTGCTCGCCTTCTTTATCGCGACTTTCCTGCATGTCGTTATCGGTGAGCTCGCGCCAAAGACCGCAGCCATCAATAAAGCGGAAGAAATCAGTCTCCTGACCGCCAAACCGATTATCTGGTTCTATCGCATCCTGTATCCTATGATCTGGCTGCTTAATGGCTCCGCCAATCTGATCGTCCGTCTGTTCGGGATGAAGCCGGCAAGCGAGCATGAAGATGCGCACTCGGAGGAGGAGATTCGTCTGATTCTGTCCGAGAGCTACGAAAGCGGCAAGATCAACAAAGCCGAGTATGGCTATGTCAACCGGATCTTCGCTTTTGACGAAATGCTTGCCCGGGATATTATGGTGCCGCGTACCGATATGGTCTGCCTGTTCACCAATTATTCTCTTCAAGAAAACTTGAATATTATCCGCAAAGAGCAGTATACCCGCTTCCCGGTGGCGGAAGGCAACAAGGACAACATTATCGGGATGATCAATACCAAGCAGATGTATCTCGAATATGATAGCAATCCCGGCTTTAATTTTAAAGATCTCATCCATCCGCTGCTTACGGTTTCTGAAGTTACGCCTGTAAAGACGCTGCTTACCCGCATGCAGAAGGAACGCGTTCATATCGCTCTCCTGCTTGACGAATACGGCGGCACTTCCGGTCTGATCACGATCGAAGATATTCTGGAGGAAATTGTCGGCGAAATACGGGATGAATTCGACGCGGATGAACTGAAGAACGTAGAGAAGCTCGGAGAAGACCGGTACATGGTGGACGGCAAAGTGTCGCTGCCAGAACTGCGCTTGCTGACCGGTGTCGACCTCGAAGACGAGGAAGTGACCACCATCGGCGGCTGGGTATACAGCCATCTGGAAGAGCCTGCGGTCGGCAAAGAAATCGTGCACGGGCAGGATACGTTTATCATCCGCGAAATGAACCGCCACCGTGTCCGCAAAGTGGAAATCGAGCTTGGGACGGGAGAGTGCAGAGATATTCCAGAGCAATCGTTGACGTGA
- a CDS encoding DUF1836 domain-containing protein: MESFTLTRVEMSSLLLSLTGESDHTPLHILQNAWGKLHRQEMKEGTSLSALLTTDIPAILQKIIRGGKAKGLSLQEIAALGALIEYSTISITAMQNWVKRDFKEYLGAPREGKKYSVNQAAMLFMIEDLKSSLDFRSIRRLFRKLFLKPEQDDDDLLKPVELYGAYALLFEENREAGGQAEERKPEPMRDRLWSGGRLALAAEQAVRQLSHLNPPQRETVRNSLLIAAVSVQACYFQALARQYFNASLFLDF; the protein is encoded by the coding sequence ATGGAATCATTTACATTAACCCGCGTGGAGATGTCCTCTCTTCTGCTCTCATTGACCGGCGAGTCCGACCATACGCCGCTGCATATTTTACAGAACGCATGGGGTAAGCTTCACCGTCAGGAAATGAAGGAGGGCACTTCGCTGAGCGCGCTATTGACCACGGATATTCCGGCTATTCTGCAAAAAATCATCCGAGGGGGAAAAGCCAAAGGGCTGTCCCTCCAGGAAATAGCCGCGTTAGGAGCGCTAATAGAGTATTCCACAATTTCCATTACCGCTATGCAAAACTGGGTGAAACGCGATTTCAAAGAATATCTTGGAGCGCCGAGAGAAGGGAAAAAGTATTCGGTCAATCAGGCGGCTATGCTGTTTATGATTGAGGATCTGAAATCATCGCTTGACTTTCGGAGTATCCGCCGGTTGTTTCGCAAGCTGTTTTTGAAGCCGGAACAGGATGACGACGATTTGCTGAAGCCCGTAGAGCTGTACGGCGCTTACGCCCTGTTGTTCGAAGAGAATAGGGAAGCAGGCGGTCAGGCCGAAGAACGGAAGCCGGAACCTATGCGGGACAGGCTGTGGAGCGGGGGAAGACTGGCGCTGGCCGCCGAACAAGCGGTTCGTCAGCTCTCTCATCTGAACCCGCCTCAGCGGGAAACCGTGCGGAACTCGCTGTTAATTGCGGCGGTTTCCGTTCAAGCCTGTTATTTTCAGGCGCTGGCCAGACAGTATTTCAACGCTTCGCTGTTCCTGGACTTCTAA
- a CDS encoding MFS transporter — MFDAMDVGMISFVVAALAKEWSLRPGQIGLLTSINSLGMAAGAAAAGILADKYGRKNILLWTLIIFSAATGLSSLAAGFALLCVLRFIAGFGLGGELPVASTLVSESVEPKDRGRAVVLLESFWAVGWIAAALIAYFVIPDYGWRLALVIGAVPVLYALYLRRAIEDSPRFAGIRKAPVPFTKRFASVWSAEYIRSTVMLWILWFTVVFSYYGIFLWLPSVMVLKGFSLVRSFEYTLIMTLAQLPGYFTAAYFIEKFGRKFVLIVYLFFTAVSAAWFGFASSEGMLIAAGVCLSFFNLGAWGGMYAYTPELYPTAIRSTGVGMAASFGRVGGIIAPLLVGVLVEWSVSIQAIFLLFFVTVIIGAAAVLFLGKETKGLDLQ, encoded by the coding sequence ATGTTCGACGCCATGGACGTCGGGATGATTTCTTTTGTCGTTGCGGCGCTGGCCAAGGAATGGAGTCTGAGGCCTGGACAGATCGGTCTGTTGACCAGCATCAATTCGCTGGGAATGGCTGCTGGGGCCGCTGCGGCGGGAATTCTGGCCGACAAATACGGACGGAAAAATATTTTGCTCTGGACGCTGATCATTTTCTCGGCCGCCACCGGGTTATCTTCACTGGCAGCGGGATTTGCACTATTATGCGTATTGCGATTCATAGCAGGCTTCGGCCTTGGCGGTGAGCTTCCGGTTGCCTCCACACTCGTCTCCGAGAGCGTCGAGCCGAAGGATCGGGGCCGTGCAGTCGTTCTGCTCGAAAGCTTCTGGGCCGTGGGTTGGATTGCCGCCGCTCTGATCGCATATTTTGTCATTCCGGACTACGGCTGGAGGCTTGCTCTCGTGATCGGGGCGGTCCCGGTGCTGTATGCGCTGTATCTCCGGCGGGCGATCGAAGATTCTCCCCGGTTTGCGGGAATACGCAAGGCGCCCGTTCCTTTTACCAAGCGGTTCGCCTCGGTATGGTCGGCGGAATACATCAGATCGACGGTCATGCTCTGGATTTTGTGGTTTACTGTTGTTTTTTCCTATTACGGAATTTTCCTGTGGCTGCCGTCGGTAATGGTGCTGAAGGGCTTCAGCCTTGTGCGGAGCTTTGAATACACGCTGATCATGACGTTGGCACAGCTTCCCGGTTATTTTACCGCCGCCTATTTCATCGAGAAGTTCGGCCGCAAATTCGTGCTGATCGTCTACCTGTTCTTTACCGCCGTTAGCGCGGCCTGGTTCGGCTTCGCCTCATCCGAGGGAATGCTGATCGCCGCAGGCGTTTGCCTGTCCTTCTTCAACCTCGGCGCCTGGGGCGGAATGTACGCGTACACGCCGGAACTGTATCCGACGGCGATCCGCTCAACGGGTGTCGGAATGGCCGCTTCCTTTGGCCGGGTCGGAGGTATTATCGCACCACTTCTCGTAGGCGTGCTGGTAGAGTGGTCCGTGAGCATTCAAGCCATTTTTCTGCTGTTCTTCGTTACGGTTATTATCGGCGCAGCTGCTGTACTGTTTCTTGGCAAGGAAACGAAGGGATTGGATTTGCAATAA
- a CDS encoding alpha/beta fold hydrolase, giving the protein MEKVKIHRNLAKLKNIELFYLDTRTEGPAILCLHGRWGRAETWVDFMERYGQQYRIIAPDQRGHGLSGKPSSNYTAEEMAEDMVELLDELKIESVLVAGHSMGGRVAGYLTALYPEYVKALAILDRSASGLAKTGTPPSDPLPAVDPLTRDWPLPFSSLSEAMNYIQQFTDSELSYQYFMNSLVETVEGYRMLFSSHAMAAGMAHDVDWFHLLPKIQCPVLLIRAKGNDAVSDEDFAKMQSLLAHCVAREVSHPDHNVHLANKKEFYGYFDEFLKITEGWLRKSN; this is encoded by the coding sequence ATGGAAAAAGTTAAAATCCACAGAAACCTTGCGAAATTGAAGAACATCGAGCTGTTTTATCTGGATACCCGAACCGAAGGACCCGCCATACTTTGTCTTCACGGCAGATGGGGCCGGGCGGAAACCTGGGTTGATTTTATGGAGCGCTATGGGCAGCAGTACAGAATAATTGCACCGGATCAGAGAGGTCACGGCCTGAGCGGTAAACCCTCATCGAACTATACAGCGGAAGAAATGGCGGAAGACATGGTTGAATTATTGGATGAGTTAAAGATTGAATCGGTACTTGTCGCCGGGCATTCGATGGGCGGACGGGTCGCCGGTTACTTAACAGCGCTATATCCTGAATATGTAAAAGCCTTGGCGATTCTCGACAGATCCGCATCCGGACTAGCCAAGACCGGCACGCCGCCATCAGACCCGCTCCCAGCCGTCGACCCTTTGACCCGGGATTGGCCGCTGCCTTTTTCCAGCTTGAGCGAAGCGATGAATTATATCCAGCAGTTCACTGATTCGGAGCTGAGCTATCAATATTTCATGAATAGTCTCGTCGAAACGGTTGAGGGATACCGGATGCTGTTCAGTTCTCATGCTATGGCCGCTGGAATGGCGCATGATGTCGATTGGTTTCATCTCCTGCCGAAGATACAATGTCCGGTGTTGTTAATCCGTGCCAAAGGGAATGATGCCGTTTCCGACGAGGATTTTGCTAAAATGCAGTCTCTTCTCGCCCATTGTGTCGCCCGTGAAGTGTCGCATCCCGACCACAACGTTCATTTGGCGAACAAGAAGGAATTTTATGGGTATTTTGATGAGTTTTTAAAAATAACAGAAGGTTGGCTGCGCAAAAGTAACTAA
- a CDS encoding TerB N-terminal domain-containing protein has protein sequence MAYNNEPHFSDLIWEGDEQNMAVPSREDVRAEETKRAAAAEKNRGLNEKSRSKPEGPEQLKLWDLELPDRREEQRRGHSEAFVPQQDKTISAKEGGTRNDVRGDGERERAVTEVETRKEQPSTGRETPSHRNRFEMERTAYPSDRSIGDGESASSKRPVTMESQFVVHARELAGSTQASAEFVKFKSYWPTYGHMTGPQTKWYFYWRNEVRHGRYPETDLSYIFLHVYELINGVGWETPQDGYEQLSRLWEAYRGTFGRLDHYLGGWIADFSFIHKLDIPLREIVVRAKGLGGDLAEIELMRCLASAPEQLTLPALSLMSDYDMTKSKFYAGPGNETLERFVPQVIALVDAYAKRKHGTSLLEMYPPGPPVTRERYLFRSAVYDISLYGYSVLVPVVRISKSPPLRSLITRLLRLAENKLRALMDYRGRLKGIIIDKDIEELVGKFLEREYRKAEREEKGPDIVIDKEKLERLRGDSDVVRNLLTVEESLEALEEKSAYGDWPVVELHDVNGSDGIPPVELLVEGAVQGQHIGADYCEPAGSVGHGEGVSDSRKLEKDLPSTENEAVKEAAAAAVHEGGADSLEAQGERINPQTLVMAPGSDWKAMAETEGGAAAPEAQAEPNMLETTDLMPGSEWEALAQALSPLQREAVLALSGPDGPAELRRLATAHAALPDLLIDEINEIAMDVIGDLLIDGEEISPEYASLLQYLKR, from the coding sequence ATGGCCTATAACAACGAGCCGCATTTCTCGGATCTGATCTGGGAAGGCGATGAACAAAATATGGCGGTGCCTTCGCGCGAAGACGTTCGGGCAGAGGAGACGAAACGCGCGGCTGCAGCGGAGAAGAACCGGGGGCTGAACGAGAAAAGCCGGAGCAAGCCCGAGGGTCCCGAACAGCTGAAGCTGTGGGATTTGGAGCTGCCGGACCGGAGAGAAGAACAGCGGAGAGGTCATTCGGAAGCTTTTGTACCGCAACAAGACAAAACTATTAGTGCAAAAGAGGGCGGAACCCGGAATGATGTGCGGGGAGATGGGGAGCGGGAACGCGCTGTGACGGAAGTGGAGACCCGAAAGGAACAGCCTTCGACGGGGCGAGAGACTCCATCGCATCGGAACCGATTTGAAATGGAACGGACGGCGTATCCGTCGGACCGTTCAATCGGAGACGGCGAATCGGCATCCTCTAAACGACCGGTTACGATGGAAAGCCAGTTCGTGGTGCACGCAAGGGAACTAGCCGGCTCTACCCAAGCTTCAGCCGAATTCGTCAAGTTCAAGAGCTACTGGCCGACCTACGGGCACATGACCGGTCCGCAGACGAAATGGTACTTCTATTGGCGTAACGAGGTCAGACACGGCCGTTATCCCGAAACCGATTTGTCTTATATTTTTCTGCATGTGTACGAGCTGATCAATGGGGTCGGCTGGGAGACGCCACAGGACGGATATGAACAGCTGTCCCGGCTGTGGGAAGCTTACCGCGGCACTTTTGGGCGCCTCGATCACTATCTCGGCGGGTGGATTGCGGATTTTTCTTTTATCCATAAGCTGGACATTCCGCTGCGGGAAATCGTCGTCCGGGCCAAAGGGCTGGGCGGAGATTTGGCGGAAATCGAGCTGATGCGGTGCCTTGCGTCCGCGCCGGAGCAGCTCACTTTACCTGCCCTGTCGCTGATGTCGGATTACGACATGACCAAGTCGAAATTTTATGCAGGTCCGGGCAATGAAACGCTGGAGCGATTCGTTCCGCAGGTCATCGCGCTGGTTGACGCTTATGCGAAGCGCAAGCACGGAACTTCGCTGCTCGAAATGTATCCTCCGGGACCGCCGGTGACGAGGGAACGCTACTTGTTCCGGAGCGCTGTCTACGACATTTCGCTGTACGGCTATTCCGTTCTCGTTCCGGTCGTTCGTATAAGCAAATCGCCTCCGCTCAGGAGTCTGATTACCCGGTTGCTCCGGCTTGCCGAGAACAAGCTGCGAGCACTGATGGACTATCGGGGCCGTCTGAAAGGAATCATCATAGATAAAGATATTGAAGAGCTAGTAGGCAAATTTCTTGAACGGGAATACCGCAAGGCGGAGCGTGAAGAGAAAGGGCCGGATATCGTGATCGACAAGGAGAAGCTGGAGCGGCTGCGCGGCGACTCCGACGTTGTCCGCAATCTGCTGACGGTGGAAGAGTCCTTGGAGGCTTTGGAGGAGAAGTCCGCTTATGGGGATTGGCCTGTGGTGGAGCTGCACGATGTGAACGGTTCTGATGGCATCCCGCCTGTTGAACTATTGGTAGAAGGAGCAGTTCAGGGGCAGCACATTGGCGCAGACTATTGCGAACCGGCAGGATCTGTAGGACATGGGGAAGGCGTTTCGGATAGCCGGAAGCTGGAGAAAGATCTTCCGTCTACAGAGAACGAAGCTGTTAAGGAAGCAGCAGCGGCTGCTGTACATGAGGGAGGCGCGGACTCTTTGGAAGCCCAGGGCGAGCGCATCAACCCGCAGACCCTGGTTATGGCGCCCGGAAGTGATTGGAAAGCCATGGCCGAAACTGAGGGAGGTGCAGCCGCTCCGGAAGCGCAGGCGGAACCGAATATGCTGGAGACAACGGATTTAATGCCCGGCAGCGAGTGGGAAGCTTTGGCTCAAGCGCTCAGTCCTTTGCAGCGTGAGGCGGTATTGGCTTTATCCGGTCCGGATGGCCCGGCCGAGCTGCGCAGACTTGCCACTGCTCATGCAGCGCTTCCCGACCTGCTGATTGACGAAATCAACGAAATCGCTATGGACGTTATCGGCGACCTGCTGATTGACGGCGAAGAGATCTCGCCCGAGTATGCGTCCTTGCTGCAATACTTGAAGAGGTGA
- a CDS encoding ATP-binding protein, whose protein sequence is MNELKIPKRMTTALVNSITAGVVPRIGLEYIAVGRRAEIEAILRDLDNIAEGGAAFKLITGKYGSGKSFLLQMIRNYAMDRGFAVADADLSPERRLVGTKGQGLATYKELISHLSTRTRPDGGALEVILQKWISSLQQKVMNERGVEPGHPSFAGEVEKEIFAVASEMRSLVHGFDFAKVLASYWNGHKLGDEDLKQEALRWLRGEFATRTESRKALGVGVIIDDDNWYDYMKLWAEFSAAIGYKGLLLFIDEGVNLYKITNSVSRQSNYEKLLTMFNDTMQGKAEYLGIFLGGTPQFVEDHRRGLFSYEALRSRLVAGRYGAAAPNNFSGPIIPLEMLSSEEILVLLQRLRDIHALHYGYASVLTDDQLVHFMEEASSRLGADELLTPRELVRDFMDLLHTLHSSPETSFESLVGERTGTGKAEGGKDTMDDLLAEFEL, encoded by the coding sequence ATGAACGAACTGAAAATACCGAAACGAATGACGACAGCGCTTGTCAACTCGATTACAGCGGGGGTTGTTCCGCGCATTGGGCTGGAGTATATTGCCGTCGGCCGCCGCGCGGAGATCGAAGCCATCCTGCGCGATCTTGACAACATCGCCGAGGGAGGCGCGGCGTTCAAGCTGATTACCGGCAAATACGGCAGCGGCAAAAGCTTTTTACTCCAAATGATTCGCAATTACGCGATGGACCGCGGCTTCGCGGTGGCCGACGCCGATTTGTCGCCCGAGCGCAGACTTGTCGGCACCAAAGGACAGGGTCTTGCCACCTACAAGGAGCTGATCAGCCACTTGTCGACCCGCACCCGGCCGGACGGCGGAGCGCTGGAAGTCATCCTCCAGAAGTGGATATCCTCGCTTCAGCAGAAGGTCATGAATGAACGAGGAGTGGAACCCGGACATCCTTCTTTCGCCGGCGAGGTTGAGAAGGAGATTTTTGCCGTCGCCTCCGAGATGCGAAGTCTTGTGCACGGCTTTGACTTTGCCAAAGTGCTGGCGTCTTACTGGAACGGCCATAAACTTGGCGACGAGGACTTGAAGCAGGAGGCGCTGCGCTGGCTTCGCGGCGAATTTGCGACCCGCACGGAATCCCGGAAGGCGCTGGGCGTCGGCGTCATTATCGATGACGACAACTGGTACGATTACATGAAGCTGTGGGCGGAATTTTCCGCGGCCATCGGCTACAAGGGACTGCTGCTGTTCATCGACGAAGGTGTCAATTTGTACAAGATTACGAACAGCGTTTCCAGGCAGAGCAATTACGAGAAGCTGTTAACCATGTTCAATGACACGATGCAGGGGAAGGCGGAGTATCTTGGCATTTTCCTTGGCGGAACTCCGCAGTTTGTCGAGGATCACCGGAGGGGACTCTTCAGCTACGAGGCGCTGCGTTCCAGGCTTGTGGCCGGACGGTACGGGGCAGCCGCTCCGAATAATTTCTCGGGGCCGATCATTCCGCTCGAGATGCTGTCCTCAGAGGAAATACTGGTGCTGCTGCAGCGGCTGCGGGATATTCATGCGCTGCATTACGGCTATGCCTCTGTCTTGACTGACGATCAGCTTGTGCATTTTATGGAGGAAGCCTCTTCCAGACTGGGCGCGGACGAGCTACTGACACCCCGTGAGCTGGTGCGAGATTTCATGGACCTGCTGCATACACTGCACAGCAGCCCGGAGACGTCGTTTGAAAGCCTGGTCGGAGAACGGACGGGAACCGGTAAGGCTGAAGGAGGCAAAGATACGATGGACGACCTTTTGGCGGAGTTCGAGTTATGA